A stretch of Rhodoferax potami DNA encodes these proteins:
- a CDS encoding carbohydrate ABC transporter permease, with protein MQAELTLAERASSDAYANELQRKEKISAAVRYGVLLVMGLVMLYPMIWLVGASFKTNAEVFTEIGFWPSRFDFSAYAKGWKTSTEYTFATYFLNSFLIIIPKVIVTVISCVLVAYAFARFEFWGKKFLFSVMVGTMMLPLIILRLPQYLMFKEFGWIDTYLPLIVPSAFATDTFFVFMLVQFLRGIPRDMEEAAQIDGCNALQLLWHILIPILKPALISVVVFQFIWSMNDFMGPLIYLSSVENYPVSLALKMSIGATEEVEWASVIAISVVALIPSLVVFFLAQRHFIEGAASSGIKG; from the coding sequence ATGCAAGCCGAACTGACTCTGGCAGAGCGTGCCAGCTCAGACGCCTACGCGAACGAGCTCCAGCGCAAAGAAAAAATCAGTGCGGCCGTGCGCTACGGTGTGCTGCTGGTCATGGGCCTGGTCATGCTGTACCCCATGATCTGGCTGGTCGGTGCGTCCTTCAAAACCAATGCAGAAGTGTTTACCGAAATCGGCTTCTGGCCCAGCCGATTTGACTTTTCGGCCTATGCCAAGGGATGGAAGACCAGCACAGAGTACACCTTTGCGACGTACTTCCTGAACTCATTCTTGATCATCATTCCCAAGGTGATCGTGACGGTGATTTCATGTGTCCTGGTGGCGTATGCGTTCGCGCGTTTCGAGTTCTGGGGCAAGAAATTTCTGTTCAGTGTGATGGTGGGAACCATGATGCTGCCGCTGATCATTCTGCGTTTGCCCCAGTACCTCATGTTCAAGGAATTCGGCTGGATCGATACCTACCTGCCGCTCATTGTTCCATCGGCATTCGCGACCGATACCTTCTTTGTTTTCATGCTGGTGCAGTTTCTGCGCGGGATTCCGCGTGACATGGAAGAGGCCGCCCAGATCGACGGTTGCAACGCGCTCCAGCTTCTGTGGCACATCCTGATCCCCATACTGAAACCGGCCCTTATATCGGTCGTGGTGTTTCAGTTCATCTGGAGCATGAACGACTTCATGGGGCCCCTGATCTATCTCTCCAGCGTAGAGAACTACCCCGTGTCTTTGGCACTGAAGATGAGCATCGGTGCCACCGAAGAGGTCGAATGGGCCAGCGTCATTGCCATCTCGGTGGTGGCCTTGATTCCATCACTGGTCGTGTTCTTCCTGGCACAACGGCATTTCATTGAAGGTGCCGCCAGCAGCGGTATCAAAGGTTAA
- a CDS encoding carbohydrate ABC transporter permease, translated as MYENKTTGFLFVLPFVIGVLGFKLFPFVMSFALSFTQYDFISPPQYIGLENYQELFQKDPLFQKSLGVTLLFAAVAVPMRVGFALFMAHVLNFKLRGINFFRSAYYLPSILGGSIAAAIMWRFIFSQNGLVNIVMMKMGLQPIAWLADEHYSLWTVVLLFTWQFGSAMVIFLAALQNVPTSLYEAAEIDGASKTQQFFKITVPLITPVIFFNLIMQMVHAFQEFNGPYMITEGGPLHSTYVLSLYIYDQSFKYFNLGYGSALSWVLFAIVAGLSAISFFTSKYWVFYSGEKERK; from the coding sequence ATGTACGAAAACAAAACAACAGGCTTTCTGTTTGTGCTGCCCTTTGTGATCGGGGTGCTGGGCTTCAAGCTCTTCCCGTTTGTGATGAGCTTCGCATTGAGCTTCACGCAATACGACTTCATCAGCCCGCCCCAGTACATCGGCCTGGAGAACTACCAAGAGCTGTTCCAAAAAGACCCGCTATTCCAAAAGTCGCTGGGGGTCACTTTGCTGTTTGCCGCAGTGGCTGTCCCGATGCGGGTTGGGTTTGCGCTGTTCATGGCCCACGTGCTGAACTTCAAGCTGCGTGGCATCAACTTCTTTCGCTCGGCGTATTACCTGCCGTCCATCCTGGGTGGGTCTATCGCCGCTGCCATCATGTGGCGATTCATCTTCTCCCAAAACGGATTGGTGAACATCGTGATGATGAAGATGGGCCTGCAGCCCATCGCGTGGCTGGCTGACGAGCACTACTCACTCTGGACCGTGGTGCTCTTGTTTACCTGGCAATTCGGCTCGGCAATGGTCATCTTTCTGGCAGCACTCCAGAACGTGCCCACCTCGTTGTACGAAGCCGCTGAAATCGACGGCGCCAGCAAGACCCAGCAGTTTTTCAAGATCACGGTACCGCTGATCACCCCGGTGATCTTCTTCAACCTGATCATGCAAATGGTGCACGCCTTCCAGGAGTTTAACGGCCCCTACATGATCACCGAGGGCGGCCCCTTGCACTCCACGTATGTGCTGTCGCTGTACATCTACGACCAGAGCTTCAAGTACTTCAACCTGGGCTACGGCAGTGCGCTGTCTTGGGTGCTCTTTGCGATCGTGGCGGGCCTCAGTGCGATCTCTTTCTTCACATCCAAGTACTGGGTCTTCTACTCCGGTGAAAAGGAGCGCAAATAA